The proteins below come from a single Alosa sapidissima isolate fAloSap1 chromosome 23, fAloSap1.pri, whole genome shotgun sequence genomic window:
- the nup107 gene encoding nuclear pore complex protein Nup107 isoform X1, whose translation MDCKIHLHGRLNSPVVRDSEVTRAARRKSSHKKVAFPLAQDDSPILPNTPGARALLRHTPGSLLKQTFTPKSGLRNPDVSAILATGSRTPRFMHTPRPAGSLSMNLDDSDWTNSLYPSPLSGLGDTTFSEDLNMSAVMLKEEDPGEAASVSLFPDFLQAFLKNASTAVFDLLEEYENICQDKVSTLQKLVLRSAPGQQKTSKTAGICWLLQQEMVTWRLVTSLYRDRVQSALEEDILMDVATPSVSEKIIMEQLFQRDEVVRQSQLVVDWLESIAKDELGDFSDNIEFYAKSVCWENTLHALKQRHTQPQTGFMRPLVTELDPDAPIRQKRPLADLDREDDARLLKNLFTLIRAGMTDEAQRLCKRCGQAWRAATLEGWKLYHDPNINENGSEIQPVEGNPNRCIWKACCWRMAEEDQFNRYERAIYAALSGNLRQLLPVCESWEDTLWAHYRVMVDTLVEQEIRSSGMGTEDLDELPREYLEANWTMEKVFEELQTTESKRVIEESKQHYHIIQKYIILGDLDGLLEEFNEWMNSSSSLPSHLLRFMSHLVLFYRSLGMQLKEEVSVDVLKAYIALLVKEKQIELIAFYVSHLPPDVAVGQYAHFLESVTEMEQRKRCLELAREAELDVAAITKTVVETVRERDSQAFSHHDVTLDAATTAEDRLKIDVIDWLIFDPAQRAEALKQSNAIMRKFLASKKHDAAKEVFAKVPGDSMKEIYHQWEDQGMDTPLPAEDANAIREHLCIRAYLEAHEAFNDWFKHMNSPPVKPTLAAQAKFKEKVAFEMKEKEYQNEHDNWQGRLDALTEDVKEHIYNVLLFVDGGWMVDVREDAEEDPERAHQMSVLRKLSLPMMAFLLQTVLQKTQRHQENLRLADIIASEQHRLYEVFSKDELHNFLQRLRESSLLLLDKGLDPLGYEIQQ comes from the exons ATGGACTG TAAAATTCATCTACATGGCAGGTTAAATTCACCAGTCGTCCGGGACTCCGAGGTGACTCGAGCTGCACGAAGAAAAAGTTCCCACAAGAAGGTGGCCT TCCCTTTAGCTCAGGATGACTCCCCCATCCTCCCCAACACCCCGGGCGCACGCGCCCTCCTACGCCACACCCCTGGGTCCCTCCTGAAACAAACCT TCACTCCCAAGAGTGGTCTGAGGAATCCAGATGTCTCAGCCATTTTGGCCACAGGCAGCCGCACCCCGCGGTTCATGCACACGCCTCGTCCTGCAGGAAGCTTGAGCATG AATCTGGATGACAGTGACTGGACCAACAGCTTGTATCCCTCGCCCCTATCAGGCCTGGGGGACACCACCTTCTCTGAAGACCTCAACATGAGTGCTGTCATGCTCAAAGAGGAGGACCCTGGGGAAGCAG CCTCTGTGAGCCTGTTTCCAGACTTCCTGCAGGCATTCCTCAAAAACGCCTCCACCGCCGTGTTCGACCTTCTGGAGGAGTACGAGAACATCTGCCaagacaag GTGTCCACTCTGCAGAAGCTGGTGCTGCGTTCAGCCCCTGGTCAACAGAAAACCTCCAAGACGGCGGGGATCTGCTGGCTACTCCAGCAGGAGATGGTCACATGGCGCCTGGTCACCTCCCTTTatag GGACCGTGTCCAGTCAGCTCTGGAGGAAGACATCTTGATGGATGTAGCT ACCCCTAGTGTGAGTGAGAAGATCATAATGGAGCAACTGTTCCAGAGGGATGAAGTTGTGCGACAGagtcag CTTGTGGTGGACTGGCTGGAGAGTATTGCCAAGGATGAGCTGGGAGATTTCTCCGACAACATTGAGTTCTACGCCAAGTCTGTGTGCTG GGAGAACACACTGCACGCCCTGAAGCAGAGACACACTCAGCCGCAGACGGGCTTCATGCGGCCGCTGGTGACGGAGCTGGACCCTGACGCCCCCATCAGACAGAAGCGACCCCTCGCTGACCTCGACCGAGAGGACGACGCCCGCCTCCTCAAGAACCTCTTCACCCTCATCCGCGCCGGCATGACCGATGAG GCTCAAAGGCTGTGTAAGCGCTGTGGGCAGGCATGGAGAGCAGCCACACTAGAGGGCTGGAAACTCTATCACGACCCCAACATCAACGAAA ATGGATCTGAGATTCAGCCTGTGGAAGGGAACCCTAACCGCTGCATATGGAAGGCCTGCTGTTGGAGAATGgcagaggag GACCAGTTCAACCGCTATGAGAGGGCCATCTATGCAGCACTGAGTGGAAACCTTAGACAA ctgctgcCGGTGTGTGAGTCGTGGGAGGACACGCTGTGGGCTCACTACCGCGTGATGGTGGACACACTGGTGGAGCAGGAGATTCGCTCATCGGGCATGGGCACGGAGGACCTGGACGAGCTGCCCAGAGAGTACCTGGAGGCCAA CTGGACAATGGAGAAGGTGTTTGAGGAGTTGCAAACTACTGAGTCAAAG AGAGTCATTGAGGAGAGCAAACAACACTACCACATCATCCAGAAATACATCATTCTTGGAGATCTAGATG gtTTGCTGGAGGAGTTTAATGAGTGGATGAACAGCAGCTCGTCTCTGCCCTCCCACCTGCTGCGCTTCATGAGCCACCTGGTGCTCTTCTACCGCAGCCTGGGCATGCAGCTCAAg GAGGAGGTCTCGGTGGATGTCCTGAAGGCCTATATTGCTCTGCTAGTGAAGGAGAAGCAAATTGAGCTCATTGCCTTCTATGTGAGTCACCTCCCCCCTGACGTTGCCGTTGGACAGTACGCCCACTTCCTGGAGTCCGTCACTGAGATGGAGCAACGCAAGCGCTGCCTGGAGCTGGCCCGTGAGGCTG AACTGGACGTGGCTGCGATCACTAAGACAGTGGTGGAGACGGTCCGAGAAAGAGACAGTCAGGCGTTTTCCCACCATGATGTCACCCTGGACGCGGCAACCACCGCT GAGGACCGGCTGAAGATCGATGTGATTGATTGGCTGATCTTTGACCCCGCCCAGCGCGCGGAGGCCCTCAAACAGAGCAACGCCATCATGAGGAAGTTCCTGG CCTCTAAGAAGCATGATGCCGCCAAGGAGGTCTTTGCCAAGGTTCCTGGCGACTCCATGAAGGAGATCTACCATCAGTGGGAAGATCAAGGCATGGACACGCCTCTTCCAGCGGAGGACGCAAATGCCATCCGTGAGCATTTGTGCATCCGTGCCTACCTG GAAGCCCATGAGGCGTTTAATGACTGGTTCAAGCACATGAACTCGCCACCTGTGAAGCCCACGCTGGCTGCTCAGGCCAAATTTAAAGAGAAGGTGGCGTTCGAGATGAAGGAGAAAGAGTATCAG aatgaaCATGACAACTGGCAGGGCCGACTAGATGCTCTGACTGAAGATGTGAAGGAGCACATCTATAACGTGCTTCTGTTTGTGGACGGAGGCTGGATGGTCGACGTCAGAGAG gatgcagAGGAGGATCCTGAGCGAGCGCACCAAATGTCGGTGCTGCGGAAGCTGTCTTTGCCCATGATGGCCTTCCTCCTACAGACCGTCCTGCAGAAGACCCAGCGGCACCAGGAGAACCTGCGCCTCGCTGACATCATCGCCTCCGAACAGCACCGTCTTTATGAG gtTTTCTCTAAGGACGAGCTGCACAACTTCTTGCAGAGGCTTAGGGAGTCTTCTCTCCTGCTGCTGGACAAAGGTCTGGATCCTCTGGGCTATGAGATCCAACAATAA
- the nup107 gene encoding nuclear pore complex protein Nup107 isoform X2: protein MDWLNSPVVRDSEVTRAARRKSSHKKVAFPLAQDDSPILPNTPGARALLRHTPGSLLKQTFTPKSGLRNPDVSAILATGSRTPRFMHTPRPAGSLSMNLDDSDWTNSLYPSPLSGLGDTTFSEDLNMSAVMLKEEDPGEAASVSLFPDFLQAFLKNASTAVFDLLEEYENICQDKVSTLQKLVLRSAPGQQKTSKTAGICWLLQQEMVTWRLVTSLYRDRVQSALEEDILMDVATPSVSEKIIMEQLFQRDEVVRQSQLVVDWLESIAKDELGDFSDNIEFYAKSVCWENTLHALKQRHTQPQTGFMRPLVTELDPDAPIRQKRPLADLDREDDARLLKNLFTLIRAGMTDEAQRLCKRCGQAWRAATLEGWKLYHDPNINENGSEIQPVEGNPNRCIWKACCWRMAEEDQFNRYERAIYAALSGNLRQLLPVCESWEDTLWAHYRVMVDTLVEQEIRSSGMGTEDLDELPREYLEANWTMEKVFEELQTTESKRVIEESKQHYHIIQKYIILGDLDGLLEEFNEWMNSSSSLPSHLLRFMSHLVLFYRSLGMQLKEEVSVDVLKAYIALLVKEKQIELIAFYVSHLPPDVAVGQYAHFLESVTEMEQRKRCLELAREAELDVAAITKTVVETVRERDSQAFSHHDVTLDAATTAEDRLKIDVIDWLIFDPAQRAEALKQSNAIMRKFLASKKHDAAKEVFAKVPGDSMKEIYHQWEDQGMDTPLPAEDANAIREHLCIRAYLEAHEAFNDWFKHMNSPPVKPTLAAQAKFKEKVAFEMKEKEYQNEHDNWQGRLDALTEDVKEHIYNVLLFVDGGWMVDVREDAEEDPERAHQMSVLRKLSLPMMAFLLQTVLQKTQRHQENLRLADIIASEQHRLYEVFSKDELHNFLQRLRESSLLLLDKGLDPLGYEIQQ, encoded by the exons ATGGACTG GTTAAATTCACCAGTCGTCCGGGACTCCGAGGTGACTCGAGCTGCACGAAGAAAAAGTTCCCACAAGAAGGTGGCCT TCCCTTTAGCTCAGGATGACTCCCCCATCCTCCCCAACACCCCGGGCGCACGCGCCCTCCTACGCCACACCCCTGGGTCCCTCCTGAAACAAACCT TCACTCCCAAGAGTGGTCTGAGGAATCCAGATGTCTCAGCCATTTTGGCCACAGGCAGCCGCACCCCGCGGTTCATGCACACGCCTCGTCCTGCAGGAAGCTTGAGCATG AATCTGGATGACAGTGACTGGACCAACAGCTTGTATCCCTCGCCCCTATCAGGCCTGGGGGACACCACCTTCTCTGAAGACCTCAACATGAGTGCTGTCATGCTCAAAGAGGAGGACCCTGGGGAAGCAG CCTCTGTGAGCCTGTTTCCAGACTTCCTGCAGGCATTCCTCAAAAACGCCTCCACCGCCGTGTTCGACCTTCTGGAGGAGTACGAGAACATCTGCCaagacaag GTGTCCACTCTGCAGAAGCTGGTGCTGCGTTCAGCCCCTGGTCAACAGAAAACCTCCAAGACGGCGGGGATCTGCTGGCTACTCCAGCAGGAGATGGTCACATGGCGCCTGGTCACCTCCCTTTatag GGACCGTGTCCAGTCAGCTCTGGAGGAAGACATCTTGATGGATGTAGCT ACCCCTAGTGTGAGTGAGAAGATCATAATGGAGCAACTGTTCCAGAGGGATGAAGTTGTGCGACAGagtcag CTTGTGGTGGACTGGCTGGAGAGTATTGCCAAGGATGAGCTGGGAGATTTCTCCGACAACATTGAGTTCTACGCCAAGTCTGTGTGCTG GGAGAACACACTGCACGCCCTGAAGCAGAGACACACTCAGCCGCAGACGGGCTTCATGCGGCCGCTGGTGACGGAGCTGGACCCTGACGCCCCCATCAGACAGAAGCGACCCCTCGCTGACCTCGACCGAGAGGACGACGCCCGCCTCCTCAAGAACCTCTTCACCCTCATCCGCGCCGGCATGACCGATGAG GCTCAAAGGCTGTGTAAGCGCTGTGGGCAGGCATGGAGAGCAGCCACACTAGAGGGCTGGAAACTCTATCACGACCCCAACATCAACGAAA ATGGATCTGAGATTCAGCCTGTGGAAGGGAACCCTAACCGCTGCATATGGAAGGCCTGCTGTTGGAGAATGgcagaggag GACCAGTTCAACCGCTATGAGAGGGCCATCTATGCAGCACTGAGTGGAAACCTTAGACAA ctgctgcCGGTGTGTGAGTCGTGGGAGGACACGCTGTGGGCTCACTACCGCGTGATGGTGGACACACTGGTGGAGCAGGAGATTCGCTCATCGGGCATGGGCACGGAGGACCTGGACGAGCTGCCCAGAGAGTACCTGGAGGCCAA CTGGACAATGGAGAAGGTGTTTGAGGAGTTGCAAACTACTGAGTCAAAG AGAGTCATTGAGGAGAGCAAACAACACTACCACATCATCCAGAAATACATCATTCTTGGAGATCTAGATG gtTTGCTGGAGGAGTTTAATGAGTGGATGAACAGCAGCTCGTCTCTGCCCTCCCACCTGCTGCGCTTCATGAGCCACCTGGTGCTCTTCTACCGCAGCCTGGGCATGCAGCTCAAg GAGGAGGTCTCGGTGGATGTCCTGAAGGCCTATATTGCTCTGCTAGTGAAGGAGAAGCAAATTGAGCTCATTGCCTTCTATGTGAGTCACCTCCCCCCTGACGTTGCCGTTGGACAGTACGCCCACTTCCTGGAGTCCGTCACTGAGATGGAGCAACGCAAGCGCTGCCTGGAGCTGGCCCGTGAGGCTG AACTGGACGTGGCTGCGATCACTAAGACAGTGGTGGAGACGGTCCGAGAAAGAGACAGTCAGGCGTTTTCCCACCATGATGTCACCCTGGACGCGGCAACCACCGCT GAGGACCGGCTGAAGATCGATGTGATTGATTGGCTGATCTTTGACCCCGCCCAGCGCGCGGAGGCCCTCAAACAGAGCAACGCCATCATGAGGAAGTTCCTGG CCTCTAAGAAGCATGATGCCGCCAAGGAGGTCTTTGCCAAGGTTCCTGGCGACTCCATGAAGGAGATCTACCATCAGTGGGAAGATCAAGGCATGGACACGCCTCTTCCAGCGGAGGACGCAAATGCCATCCGTGAGCATTTGTGCATCCGTGCCTACCTG GAAGCCCATGAGGCGTTTAATGACTGGTTCAAGCACATGAACTCGCCACCTGTGAAGCCCACGCTGGCTGCTCAGGCCAAATTTAAAGAGAAGGTGGCGTTCGAGATGAAGGAGAAAGAGTATCAG aatgaaCATGACAACTGGCAGGGCCGACTAGATGCTCTGACTGAAGATGTGAAGGAGCACATCTATAACGTGCTTCTGTTTGTGGACGGAGGCTGGATGGTCGACGTCAGAGAG gatgcagAGGAGGATCCTGAGCGAGCGCACCAAATGTCGGTGCTGCGGAAGCTGTCTTTGCCCATGATGGCCTTCCTCCTACAGACCGTCCTGCAGAAGACCCAGCGGCACCAGGAGAACCTGCGCCTCGCTGACATCATCGCCTCCGAACAGCACCGTCTTTATGAG gtTTTCTCTAAGGACGAGCTGCACAACTTCTTGCAGAGGCTTAGGGAGTCTTCTCTCCTGCTGCTGGACAAAGGTCTGGATCCTCTGGGCTATGAGATCCAACAATAA